The Paenibacillus uliginis N3/975 genome has a window encoding:
- a CDS encoding GNAT family N-acetyltransferase, which yields MEHCKLYKSHLLFPEDRRLIIEGPVPPQRISELTMHPDLNAFRRPAEQHEALIEIAELPEGRIIITRDGETIVGYVTFHYADEQERWSQGKMEDLIELGAIEVANDYRSLGLGQKMIQTAFEDGQMEQYIVFTTEYYWHWDLKGSGLNVWDYRKMMERLMKVVEMEWYATDDPEICSHPANCLMVKIGKQVPLSSQEQFDRIRFQQRFMY from the coding sequence ATGGAACACTGCAAGCTGTACAAGTCTCATCTCTTGTTTCCTGAAGACCGCCGCCTGATTATTGAAGGCCCAGTACCGCCCCAGCGTATCTCAGAGCTGACGATGCACCCTGATCTCAATGCCTTTCGCCGTCCTGCGGAACAGCATGAAGCGCTGATTGAAATAGCAGAACTGCCTGAAGGAAGAATTATTATTACCCGCGACGGAGAAACCATTGTCGGATATGTGACCTTTCACTATGCTGATGAACAAGAGCGATGGTCCCAAGGAAAAATGGAAGATTTGATCGAGCTCGGAGCTATTGAAGTAGCGAATGATTACCGTTCATTAGGACTAGGCCAAAAAATGATTCAGACTGCTTTTGAAGACGGACAAATGGAGCAGTATATCGTATTTACAACTGAATATTACTGGCATTGGGATCTCAAAGGAAGCGGCCTGAACGTATGGGATTACCGTAAAATGATGGAACGGCTGATGAAAGTCGTAGAGATGGAATGGTATGCTACCGATGATCCGGAAATTTGTTCCCATCCGGCGAACTGTCTCATGGTGAAGATCGGTAAACAGGTACCTCTATCCTCGCAAGAACAGTTTGACCGAATACGATTCCAGCAACGGTTTATGTATTGA
- a CDS encoding glucose PTS transporter subunit IIA — protein MNWLGSLQQLGRAVMLPTMALPAAALLLSIGSLPWASWGFENLGEIASAAGHGVFYYMPYLFAIGVAWGLSNQGGPAGLAALAGMFIYAQVTSIAGDGSVQPSTLIGIIFGIVSSIVYNRFKHIKLPEAIQFFGGSRFVLLTMGFFSALFAWGMISVAPFIQRGFEAFYTLTVHMGGFGLFLYGILYRVLTAFGLHHILNNVYWFQLGTYETADGTIVQGDLPRFFAGDPTAGDFMAGLFPIMMFALPAIAFAIIGEAREDLKPKVKKTFMRSALVCFLTGVSEQIEFAFLFASPYLYVLHALMAGFAMVLTYTFDIHHGFSYSAGFIDFVINYHLSQNAWILIPIGIAYGLIYYFLFRWAIRRFGIPTPGREEGSALEGWAGNIPYQAPLILDALGGKDNIVQVESCMTRLRLTVYNDRQIDTNALKLLGSAGIIKLGGGNVQVVFGTYSELIREEINKLMQRDLPRVLFSAPVQGRMLPIEEVPDDIFAAKLVGSGVAFIPEKGELVSPVYGTVMHIYPTMHAIGISTPEGLEVLIHIGIDTSQLKGPFTAVVSEGDAVEPGQLLVKFDLGYLKTHAASLATPMVITNPDKVRSWSFAPFKSVKKGQSSVMSVVLNESNAGGRES, from the coding sequence TTGAACTGGTTGGGATCATTACAGCAATTGGGCAGAGCAGTCATGCTCCCTACTATGGCTCTTCCTGCGGCAGCTCTCCTGCTTAGTATAGGGAGTTTGCCATGGGCTTCATGGGGATTTGAAAATTTGGGCGAGATCGCTTCTGCGGCCGGCCACGGTGTGTTCTATTATATGCCCTATTTATTCGCGATCGGAGTCGCTTGGGGACTGTCTAATCAGGGAGGTCCTGCGGGATTAGCGGCGCTGGCAGGTATGTTCATCTATGCTCAGGTCACCTCGATCGCCGGTGACGGAAGCGTTCAGCCATCAACCTTGATCGGTATCATATTCGGAATTGTTTCGAGTATAGTTTACAACCGTTTTAAACATATAAAGCTTCCGGAGGCGATACAATTTTTCGGAGGCTCTCGTTTTGTTCTGCTCACTATGGGATTTTTCTCCGCCCTTTTTGCCTGGGGAATGATAAGTGTTGCCCCATTCATACAGAGGGGGTTTGAAGCCTTTTATACGCTGACCGTACATATGGGTGGATTCGGATTGTTTTTATACGGGATTTTGTACCGGGTTCTGACGGCTTTTGGGCTTCACCATATATTAAACAATGTTTACTGGTTTCAGCTTGGTACATATGAAACAGCGGACGGCACGATCGTTCAAGGTGATCTGCCCCGATTTTTTGCAGGTGACCCGACAGCGGGGGATTTTATGGCCGGATTGTTTCCGATCATGATGTTCGCCCTGCCTGCTATTGCATTCGCAATTATTGGGGAAGCACGGGAGGATCTGAAACCAAAGGTCAAAAAGACGTTTATGCGTTCGGCTCTCGTATGTTTTTTGACAGGGGTATCAGAGCAGATAGAGTTCGCCTTTTTGTTTGCTTCACCATATTTGTATGTCCTGCACGCGTTGATGGCCGGGTTTGCCATGGTTTTGACGTATACATTTGATATTCATCATGGCTTTTCGTATTCCGCAGGGTTTATCGATTTTGTGATCAACTATCATCTGTCCCAAAATGCGTGGATACTCATTCCGATTGGTATTGCCTACGGATTAATTTATTATTTTCTATTCAGGTGGGCGATCCGCAGGTTCGGGATTCCAACACCGGGACGTGAGGAAGGCTCTGCGCTGGAAGGATGGGCCGGGAATATCCCATATCAGGCTCCGCTAATTTTGGATGCGCTGGGTGGTAAGGACAATATCGTACAGGTAGAATCCTGTATGACTCGGTTAAGGTTGACCGTATACAACGATCGTCAGATTGATACAAACGCACTTAAGCTTCTCGGTTCGGCAGGCATTATTAAGCTGGGCGGCGGCAACGTGCAGGTTGTATTCGGTACGTATTCCGAGCTGATCCGCGAGGAGATCAACAAGCTGATGCAGCGGGATCTGCCACGGGTATTGTTCAGTGCTCCAGTCCAAGGCCGGATGCTGCCTATTGAGGAAGTGCCGGATGATATTTTTGCAGCCAAGCTAGTGGGCAGCGGTGTGGCCTTTATTCCGGAAAAGGGTGAGTTGGTATCGCCTGTATACGGAACAGTTATGCATATATATCCTACAATGCACGCTATCGGTATTTCCACGCCAGAAGGCTTGGAGGTTCTAATACACATTGGTATCGATACTTCGCAGCTGAAGGGGCCGTTTACGGCCGTCGTAAGCGAAGGAGACGCGGTGGAGCCAGGACAATTACTGGTAAAATTTGATCTTGGTTATCTAAAGACACACGCGGCCTCACTTGCAACACCAATGGTTATTACGAATCCGGATAAAGTAAGGTCATGGAGTTTTGCACCGTTCAAATCGGTCAAAAAAGGGCAATCATCGGTCATGTCAGTTGTATTAAATGAAAGTAACGCTGGGGGTAGAGAATCATGA
- the ytxJ gene encoding bacillithiol system redox-active protein YtxJ: MATMTKMTTNEQLRTALESTHQKALLLFKHSTRCPISVRAYEEVTAYLQNHPNEQIDYAMIDVVADRPVSNEAADVLSVKHESPQVIVIRQGAPVWHTSHSHITAEALRGKLDSL, encoded by the coding sequence ATGGCGACTATGACCAAAATGACTACAAACGAACAATTGCGTACAGCGCTGGAATCAACTCACCAGAAGGCGCTGCTACTGTTCAAGCACAGCACACGATGTCCCATCAGCGTCAGAGCTTACGAGGAAGTGACTGCTTATCTGCAGAATCATCCGAACGAACAGATAGACTACGCTATGATTGATGTGGTGGCTGATCGTCCGGTTTCGAATGAAGCCGCGGACGTTTTAAGCGTTAAGCATGAATCGCCGCAAGTTATTGTTATAAGGCAAGGAGCGCCGGTCTGGCATACATCCCATTCCCATATTACGGCTGAAGCGCTGAGAGGCAAATTGGACAGCCTGTAA
- the acsA gene encoding acetate--CoA ligase, protein MNQTHSEVLPSEVSSSNMNKYEQSVAQFSWDEIERHFTWYETGKVNMAYEAIDRHVAEGRGEKTALLYSDASRDEAISFAQLKEQSDKFGNILRKYGIGKGERVFIFMPRSPELYVSLLGILKVGAVVGPLFEAFMETAVKDRLEDSGAVALVTTPALLSRVKRDELPELKHIFVVGENTPEDEGIIDFFSAMEGASSDLEIEWLDREDGLIMHYTSGSTGRPKGVYHVQNAMIQHYYTGKVVLDLREDDIYWCTADPGWVTGTSYGIFAPWLNGATNVIRGGRFSPQDWYGTLAKYKVTIWYSAPTAFRMLMGAGSDLISQYDLSNLRHVLSVGEPLNPEVVRWGYKAYKQRIHDTWWMTETGAQLICNYPSMAIKPGSMGRPLPGITAAILDDQGREVAPYTMGNLAIKTTWPSMMRQVWNNPAKYEEYFRIPGWYVSGDSAYMDEEGYFWFQGRIDDVINSSGERIGPFEVESKLVEHPAVAEAGVIGKPDVTRGEIIKAFISLREGYEPTQELKDEIYRFVKEGLSAHAAPREIEFKDKLPKTRSGKIMRRVLKAWELDLPTGDLSTIED, encoded by the coding sequence ATGAATCAAACGCATAGCGAAGTACTGCCTAGTGAAGTATCTAGTTCGAACATGAACAAATACGAGCAATCGGTCGCCCAGTTTTCCTGGGATGAGATCGAACGCCATTTCACTTGGTATGAGACAGGGAAAGTCAACATGGCTTATGAAGCAATTGACCGGCATGTAGCCGAAGGACGGGGAGAGAAGACAGCGCTGCTGTATAGTGACGCATCGCGTGATGAAGCCATCTCCTTCGCCCAATTGAAGGAGCAGTCCGATAAATTCGGAAATATTCTCCGTAAATACGGAATAGGAAAAGGCGAGAGAGTTTTCATCTTTATGCCGCGCTCACCTGAGCTTTATGTCAGCTTGCTTGGTATTTTGAAGGTAGGGGCTGTGGTTGGCCCATTGTTCGAAGCGTTCATGGAAACAGCTGTTAAGGACCGGCTGGAGGATAGCGGTGCCGTAGCACTCGTTACGACCCCTGCTCTGTTGTCTCGTGTGAAACGAGATGAGCTGCCGGAATTGAAGCATATATTCGTTGTCGGCGAGAATACGCCGGAGGACGAGGGAATTATCGATTTTTTCAGTGCAATGGAAGGTGCTTCGTCTGATCTGGAGATCGAATGGCTGGATCGAGAAGACGGATTGATCATGCATTATACATCTGGTTCGACAGGCAGACCTAAAGGCGTGTATCATGTGCAGAATGCTATGATTCAGCACTACTACACAGGTAAGGTCGTTCTGGATCTGCGAGAAGATGATATTTACTGGTGTACTGCGGACCCGGGCTGGGTTACCGGAACATCTTACGGTATTTTTGCGCCTTGGCTCAATGGGGCAACGAATGTTATTCGAGGCGGTCGTTTCAGTCCCCAGGACTGGTATGGAACGCTTGCGAAGTATAAGGTAACGATATGGTACAGTGCTCCCACCGCATTTCGCATGCTGATGGGTGCAGGCTCTGATTTGATCTCCCAGTACGACCTGAGCAATCTGCGTCATGTGTTGTCTGTAGGAGAGCCTCTGAACCCTGAGGTGGTGCGCTGGGGCTATAAAGCTTACAAGCAGCGTATTCATGATACATGGTGGATGACGGAGACTGGAGCACAATTGATTTGTAACTATCCGAGCATGGCGATTAAGCCTGGATCCATGGGCCGACCGCTGCCGGGTATAACCGCAGCCATTCTCGATGATCAAGGACGAGAGGTGGCGCCATACACGATGGGCAACCTCGCAATCAAAACAACATGGCCGTCCATGATGAGACAGGTCTGGAACAATCCTGCTAAATATGAGGAATATTTCAGAATTCCGGGCTGGTACGTTTCCGGTGACTCTGCTTACATGGACGAAGAAGGATATTTCTGGTTCCAGGGCCGGATTGATGATGTCATTAATTCTTCCGGTGAGCGGATCGGGCCTTTTGAGGTGGAGAGCAAGCTGGTAGAGCACCCTGCGGTCGCAGAAGCAGGTGTTATCGGTAAGCCTGACGTAACAAGAGGCGAGATCATCAAGGCCTTTATCTCGCTCCGTGAAGGTTATGAGCCTACACAGGAGCTCAAGGACGAGATTTACCGCTTTGTGAAGGAAGGATTGTCAGCGCATGCTGCCCCGCGGGAAATCGAATTTAAAGATAAATTGCCAAAGACCCGTTCCGGTAAAATCATGCGCCGTGTTCTGAAGGCATGGGAGCTGGATCTGCCAACAGGCGATCTGTCGACGATTGAGGATTAA
- the ccpA gene encoding catabolite control protein A translates to MTVTIYDVAREAGVSMATVSRVVNNNPNVKPQTRKKVYEAIERLGYRPNAVARGLASKKTTTVGVVIPDISNSIFAEIARGIEDIANMYHYNIILCNADKRKEKEIRVINTLLEKQVDGLLFMGGTVTDEHIQAFQTSAVPIVLCATRDEKGSYPSVDIDHEQAAFDAVSTLIRHGHREIAMISGTLQDPANGYARFHGYKKALEAAGIEYQEDLVRIGNYRYESGVEAMKYFLGLKKKPTAIFAATDEMAIGAIHSIQDEGYKVPDDFSIISVDNIRMASMVRPQLTTVAQPMYDLGAVAMRLLTKLMKKENVENSRVILPHETILRLSVSHVNE, encoded by the coding sequence TTGACGGTAACCATTTACGATGTGGCGCGTGAAGCAGGCGTTTCGATGGCGACGGTATCGCGGGTTGTCAACAATAACCCCAACGTTAAGCCTCAAACCCGGAAGAAAGTTTATGAAGCAATAGAGCGTTTGGGATATCGTCCTAATGCGGTAGCCAGAGGTCTGGCTAGCAAGAAGACAACAACCGTCGGCGTTGTAATCCCAGACATTTCGAACTCTATTTTTGCTGAAATTGCTCGGGGTATCGAAGATATCGCCAACATGTACCATTACAATATCATTTTGTGTAACGCCGACAAGCGGAAGGAAAAAGAAATTCGTGTTATCAATACGTTGCTTGAGAAGCAGGTGGACGGGCTCTTGTTCATGGGCGGAACCGTGACGGACGAGCACATCCAGGCATTCCAGACCTCGGCAGTGCCGATTGTTCTCTGTGCTACTCGTGATGAGAAAGGCTCATACCCTTCGGTTGATATCGATCACGAGCAAGCTGCTTTTGATGCAGTGAGTACTCTGATTCGACATGGACACCGCGAGATTGCAATGATCAGTGGTACTCTGCAGGATCCAGCTAATGGCTATGCCCGTTTTCACGGTTATAAGAAGGCACTTGAGGCAGCTGGTATTGAATACCAAGAAGATCTCGTGCGTATCGGTAATTACCGTTATGAATCTGGTGTAGAAGCTATGAAGTATTTCTTGGGCCTGAAGAAGAAACCGACGGCTATATTTGCGGCAACGGATGAAATGGCCATCGGAGCGATTCATAGCATTCAAGATGAAGGCTATAAAGTTCCGGATGATTTCTCAATCATTAGTGTCGACAACATTCGTATGGCGTCCATGGTTCGTCCGCAGCTGACAACAGTTGCCCAGCCGATGTACGATTTGGGAGCCGTGGCAATGCGCTTGCTTACTAAATTGATGAAAAAAGAAAACGTGGAAAATTCTCGTGTTATTTTACCGCATGAGACGATTCTTCGTCTTTCCGTTAGTCATGTAAACGAGTAG
- a CDS encoding CoA-binding protein, whose product MAFENPSREQIADILRNAGNIAVVGLSDRTDRTSYMVSQAMQNRGYRIIPVNPKASEILGEKCYASLQDIPEPVDIVNVFRRSEYCADVAREAAEIGAKVLWLQQGVVSSEAAAIADEHGMIAIMDRCIKVEDSIALRGK is encoded by the coding sequence ATGGCGTTTGAGAATCCTTCACGTGAACAAATAGCAGACATTTTACGGAATGCTGGCAACATTGCGGTCGTTGGTTTGTCAGACCGAACGGACCGTACGTCATACATGGTCTCGCAGGCAATGCAAAACCGAGGCTATCGCATTATCCCTGTGAATCCAAAAGCGTCCGAAATTCTGGGTGAGAAGTGTTACGCATCACTTCAGGACATCCCTGAGCCGGTTGATATTGTGAATGTGTTCAGAAGAAGTGAATACTGTGCTGACGTGGCGCGTGAGGCAGCTGAGATCGGTGCTAAGGTATTATGGCTTCAGCAAGGTGTGGTTAGTAGCGAGGCTGCAGCAATTGCGGATGAGCACGGTATGATCGCGATCATGGATCGGTGTATAAAGGTAGAGGATTCCATCGCATTGAGGGGAAAATAA
- a CDS encoding type 1 glutamine amidotransferase domain-containing protein codes for MRLTGKKVIALVDEEFEDLELWYPVYRVREEGAEVHLAGLEKGKTYIGKYGVPATAEYSFDELDSKDYDGILVPGGWAPDKLRRYDKVLQFVREMHEDKKPIGQICHAGWVLISAKILNGVTVTSTPGIRDDMENGGAVWIDEAVVTDGHIISARRPPDLPPYGKAFCDALAGGQQY; via the coding sequence ATGAGACTAACTGGTAAAAAAGTAATTGCTCTTGTTGACGAAGAGTTTGAGGATTTGGAATTATGGTATCCCGTTTACCGGGTTCGTGAGGAAGGTGCTGAAGTTCATCTGGCCGGGCTGGAGAAAGGGAAAACTTATATCGGCAAGTACGGTGTTCCAGCCACTGCAGAATATTCGTTTGATGAGCTTGACAGCAAAGATTATGATGGAATTCTCGTGCCGGGTGGATGGGCGCCCGATAAACTTCGCCGTTATGACAAAGTACTTCAATTCGTACGTGAAATGCACGAGGATAAAAAGCCTATCGGGCAAATATGTCATGCAGGATGGGTGCTGATTTCAGCCAAAATTTTAAACGGCGTCACCGTCACTTCCACACCCGGAATCCGTGATGACATGGAAAACGGAGGGGCTGTCTGGATAGATGAAGCGGTAGTCACCGACGGGCACATTATATCTGCACGGCGTCCTCCGGATCTCCCTCCTTACGGCAAAGCGTTTTGCGATGCACTGGCAGGCGGGCAACAATATTAA
- a CDS encoding 5'-methylthioadenosine/adenosylhomocysteine nucleosidase — translation MTTSIIGLIGAMDEEIELLLAQMDSSEKVSKAGVNYVAGTLQGRKVVVCKSGVGKVNAAVTTQILIDYFGVSQVLFTGVAGALDPRLNIGDIVISSSCMQHDMDVTPLGYERGVIPYQSISDFLADEHLISLAETACKELAAEGYLVGKVLSGDQFIASRDTVQTLYEQLNGACAEMEGSAVAQVCHMNGVPYVVIRSMSDKADGSAHVNFAEFTVKASQRSHSIVSHILNHL, via the coding sequence ATGACAACTTCTATAATTGGTCTGATTGGTGCGATGGACGAAGAGATTGAGCTGCTTTTGGCTCAAATGGATAGTAGTGAAAAAGTGTCGAAAGCAGGAGTGAATTACGTAGCTGGCACATTGCAAGGGAGAAAAGTAGTGGTATGTAAGTCAGGTGTAGGTAAGGTAAATGCCGCAGTGACGACTCAAATATTGATCGATTATTTCGGTGTATCCCAAGTGTTGTTTACGGGTGTGGCGGGCGCGCTTGATCCAAGATTGAATATTGGGGATATTGTCATTTCTTCTTCCTGCATGCAGCATGATATGGATGTGACGCCTCTTGGTTATGAACGGGGTGTGATACCATACCAGAGCATTTCTGATTTTCTAGCAGATGAGCACCTGATCAGCCTCGCTGAGACCGCTTGTAAGGAGCTTGCAGCGGAAGGTTACCTTGTGGGGAAGGTATTATCTGGAGATCAATTTATCGCCAGCAGAGACACTGTACAAACGCTGTATGAGCAGCTGAACGGTGCCTGTGCGGAGATGGAGGGATCTGCTGTAGCTCAGGTCTGCCATATGAATGGTGTGCCTTACGTCGTTATTCGTTCTATGTCGGATAAAGCTGACGGATCCGCACATGTTAATTTTGCAGAATTCACCGTTAAAGCTTCCCAGCGATCTCATTCTATTGTCAGTCATATATTAAATCATCTGTAA
- the ptsP gene encoding phosphoenolpyruvate--protein phosphotransferase translates to MIQGIGAAAGVAFGKAFVLPHWELDLPDSEIDAVDLAKEFERLYEGIRTSKDEIEYIKNEFKEMVGDEESHIFDAHLAILEDPVFMNEIQGLIERQYKAAEVAVKEAIDHFVSMFDLLDDEYMKERALDIKDVGNRLLKHLLGAPEVTLPSDTQPYILVAKELSPSQLAHLNPSHVLGIVTMAGGKTSHSAIMARAIGIPLVSGIENRLEKPIQTGEFLVLDGDEGHLYINPNQMILDRYKAIRDEQRKKKEQLQLLSTVEAVTKDGSYFHLAANMNSLKELDMALGNGAEGVGLFRTEFLYMDRSTFPTENEQFEVYRQVAEKAGDSSVVIRTLDIGGDKQLDYFSLPEEENPVLGYRAIRISLDRTELFQTQLTAILRASSYGNVKIMYPMISSVDEIHQANEILKRSMADLDRRGISYNPHIKVGIMIEVPAAVTIADLLAEESDFFSIGTNDLVQYVLAVDRMNEQIAHMYHPFHPAVLRMLRSTVEAAKQAGIPVSVCGELAGDERAVPLWLKLGVQDLSMSPLSLLKVKHRVLNTNSEEAKKEATACFKLRTSAEVEERLTNFAERNSFLTDGNGKDISAS, encoded by the coding sequence ATGATTCAAGGCATTGGCGCAGCAGCGGGCGTTGCGTTCGGCAAGGCGTTTGTGCTTCCTCATTGGGAGCTTGATCTGCCAGATTCTGAAATCGACGCCGTCGATTTGGCCAAAGAGTTCGAGCGCCTTTATGAAGGCATACGGACCTCCAAGGATGAAATTGAATATATCAAGAACGAATTCAAAGAAATGGTGGGGGATGAAGAGTCGCATATTTTTGATGCACACCTCGCTATTTTGGAGGATCCGGTGTTCATGAATGAAATTCAGGGTCTGATTGAGCGTCAATACAAAGCGGCCGAAGTTGCTGTAAAGGAAGCTATTGACCATTTTGTATCGATGTTCGATCTGCTCGATGATGAATATATGAAAGAGCGGGCGCTTGATATCAAGGATGTCGGAAACCGTCTTCTCAAACATTTGCTTGGTGCGCCTGAAGTGACACTGCCGTCGGATACACAGCCATATATTCTGGTGGCTAAGGAGCTGTCTCCGTCGCAGCTTGCTCACCTCAACCCATCTCACGTTTTGGGCATTGTGACAATGGCGGGTGGGAAAACTTCCCATTCTGCTATTATGGCCAGAGCAATCGGGATTCCGCTTGTGTCTGGCATTGAGAACCGTTTGGAGAAGCCGATCCAGACAGGAGAGTTCCTTGTGCTGGACGGAGATGAGGGGCATCTGTACATTAATCCCAATCAGATGATACTGGACCGCTACAAGGCGATCCGGGATGAGCAGCGAAAGAAGAAGGAACAGCTTCAGCTGCTCTCGACTGTGGAGGCTGTTACAAAGGATGGTTCATATTTCCACCTCGCAGCGAACATGAACTCTTTGAAGGAACTGGATATGGCCTTGGGAAATGGTGCTGAGGGCGTAGGCTTGTTCCGCACAGAATTTCTTTACATGGACCGAAGCACATTCCCTACGGAAAATGAACAGTTCGAGGTATACCGACAGGTTGCTGAAAAAGCAGGGGATTCATCTGTCGTTATCCGAACACTCGATATCGGCGGCGATAAGCAGTTGGATTATTTTTCATTGCCTGAGGAAGAAAACCCAGTGCTTGGATATCGCGCGATCCGGATCAGTCTGGATCGGACGGAGTTGTTCCAGACGCAGCTGACCGCCATTTTAAGAGCCAGCAGCTACGGAAATGTTAAGATTATGTATCCGATGATCTCTTCCGTTGATGAGATACACCAAGCTAATGAAATTCTTAAACGCTCCATGGCCGATCTTGACCGTCGTGGCATTTCCTATAATCCACACATCAAGGTTGGCATCATGATTGAAGTGCCGGCTGCGGTGACCATTGCCGATCTCCTTGCTGAGGAGAGTGACTTTTTCAGTATTGGAACGAACGATTTAGTGCAGTATGTACTGGCGGTGGATCGTATGAACGAGCAGATTGCTCATATGTACCATCCGTTCCACCCGGCGGTGCTGCGTATGCTTCGGTCTACTGTAGAGGCCGCCAAGCAAGCTGGAATACCTGTCAGTGTATGTGGAGAACTCGCTGGCGATGAACGTGCAGTTCCACTCTGGCTTAAGCTCGGAGTGCAGGACCTGAGTATGTCTCCGCTTTCTTTGCTTAAGGTAAAGCACCGTGTTCTTAATACGAATTCGGAGGAGGCCAAGAAGGAGGCGACAGCCTGTTTCAAGCTTCGTACGAGTGCTGAGGTTGAAGAACGTCTTACCAATTTCGCGGAACGGAACAGTTTTTTAACCGATGGTAACGGTAAGGATATTTCGGCTTCGTAA